A stretch of Aerococcus urinaehominis DNA encodes these proteins:
- the adhP gene encoding alcohol dehydrogenase AdhP codes for MVRAIVATEDKRAQVIDKEIRPIKANEALLDMEVCGVCHTDLHVKNQDFGDVTGRTLGHEGIGIVKEVGADVTSLKVGDRASVAWFFEGCGHCEYCTTGRETFCRQVKNAGYTADGGMADQCIVTADYAVKVPDGLSSEAASSITCAGVTCYKAIKVANCKPGDWILISGLGGLGNLALQYAKNVFNLKVIAVDINDGQLEFAKKYGADLTINPLHENVGERVQAEVGGAQAAVITAVAKSAFNQAVDSLKAGGRAVAVGLPSEAMDLSIPRLVLDGIEVIGSLVGTRQDLVEAFQFGAEGKVVPQCELRRPEEINDIFDEMNAGEIRGRMVLDFRNKD; via the coding sequence ATGGTTAGAGCAATTGTTGCAACTGAAGATAAACGTGCCCAAGTTATTGATAAGGAAATCCGGCCAATTAAGGCTAATGAAGCCTTGCTGGATATGGAAGTTTGTGGTGTTTGCCATACTGACCTGCATGTTAAAAACCAAGATTTCGGGGATGTTACGGGGCGAACCCTAGGTCACGAAGGAATTGGTATTGTAAAAGAGGTGGGTGCTGATGTCACATCGCTCAAGGTTGGTGATAGGGCCTCTGTAGCTTGGTTCTTTGAAGGCTGTGGCCACTGCGAATATTGTACAACCGGACGTGAAACTTTCTGTCGCCAAGTTAAAAATGCTGGTTATACGGCTGATGGTGGTATGGCAGACCAATGTATTGTTACTGCTGATTACGCTGTTAAGGTGCCAGATGGCTTATCATCTGAAGCAGCTTCATCTATTACCTGTGCCGGCGTAACCTGCTACAAGGCCATTAAAGTAGCTAATTGTAAACCAGGCGACTGGATCTTAATTTCAGGCTTAGGTGGCCTAGGAAACCTTGCTTTGCAATATGCTAAAAATGTTTTTAACTTAAAAGTCATTGCTGTGGACATCAATGATGGTCAACTTGAATTTGCTAAAAAGTACGGCGCTGACCTTACGATTAATCCTTTACATGAAAATGTTGGTGAACGGGTTCAAGCTGAAGTAGGTGGCGCACAAGCAGCTGTTATTACAGCAGTCGCTAAATCTGCTTTTAACCAAGCGGTTGACTCACTGAAAGCTGGTGGACGGGCAGTCGCTGTTGGACTACCTAGCGAAGCCATGGATCTATCAATTCCGCGTTTAGTATTGGATGGTATCGAAGTTATCGGTTCGCTTGTCGGCACCCGCCAAGACTTGGTAGAAGCCTTCCAATTTGGTGCTGAAGGTAAAGTCGTGCCGCAATGTGAATTACGTCGTCCTGAAGAAATCAATGACATCTTTGATGAAATGAATGCTGGTGAAATTCGTGGTCGGATGGTATTAGATTTTAGAAATAAAGATTAA